The DNA window TTGGCGTAACGGGCGGTATCGATCAGAGTCTCAAGGGCACAGGTGGGTTCCCCGTAACCGCAGTAGACCAGCTCTTTAAAGCCATGGAAGTCAAAGGCATCCATGGCCTTTTTGATCTCATCGGGGGTGGGATCCTGTTTGTGCCAAAGGGATGTGGCGTCTCCGATCGCGTCCTCGTGGCTGCGGATGCAGAAGGTACAGCGGCAGTTGCAGCGGTTTGTGATGTTTGCGTAAACTTGATCTTTATAAGTGTACAGAATGTCGGCCATGTGATAACACCTCTTTCTTAAAATATATCTATTGTTCTGCCAAAGTTATCTCTGGTACAAGAAGCGCTGGGCTTTTGATTTGAGATGTACTTTATCCAGGGAAGCTCCAAGGAACAGGAAGATCACGGCGCTTCCAATGGACTGGACCGCGCTTCCGGCCAGAGAAACCAAGGGAGCAACAAAAGAGCCAAACAAGATTCCCTCAGCCAGATAATATCCCGCGGCGGAGATCACCGCGCTGACAAAAGGCGCGGCCAGGTTCCGCCTGGATAGGATCCGGCCCTCACGGCTGGTAAAAGGCAGGACGATCAACATCTTGATGATGATCGTGGCGGGGGCCCACATAGGAGAAGTCAGAAGGTCTGCAAGCCCTCCGCCAAGAGCCGCCGCGGCAAGAGCGTAGGGCCTTGGCAGCAGTACAGCGGCCAGATAGATCAAGGCGTCTCCAAAGTGGATGTATCCGCCGTTGGCGCCATAAGGAATATGGAACAGCCAGGCAGTCATAATGGTGATCATAGCGGCGAACAGTCCTGTGAAAGCGATGAGCACCGTTGGTTTTGTATCAGTTTTCATAGGAATCAGCCTCCTTCTTAAGAGTTTTGAACTGGTTCTCTTCCGGGATCAGAAGAGACAGGTATTTTTCATAGTTGATGCCATCATTGCGGGGAATCTTTTCTTTGACCGTGTCGGCCAGGGCCATTTCCAGAAAGGTTCCAGCCATTCGGATGACAGAGCAAAGATCATTTCCTCTGGCGGCGCCTGCGGCCAGACAGGAGGCGAAGAGATCGCCGGTACCGGAATAGCTTCCGCCGATATGGGGGAAAGCCAAAAGCTGGCTGTCTGTCTCTGTGACATACAGATTCCCCATCTGTTCCGCATTCTGGGAGTCCACAAACTGGATGCCGGTCACGATCACATGCCGGGGGCCGTGACTGCACAGAGAACGGCTAAGTTCTGTGATCCTCTCTGAAAGGGCTTGGATTTCTTGTATGCCTGCCAGGTCCTTGTAATCAGAATCTGTCAGAAGACAAAGTTCTGTCAGGTTTGGAGTGATGATATCTGCCGTCAGTGCCAGCCGCCGCATTTCGCGAAGGAGAGGCGGGGTAAACAGATCATAGGTCTTGCCGTTGTCGCCCATGACCGGATCTACAAGAAGAAAATTATCCGGGGAGCCAAATGTATCAATAAAATGGAAAATCTGCTGAATCTGTCTTTCGCTGGCGACAAATCCTGTATAAATTCCATCAAAACTCTGCCCCATTTTTTC is part of the Lachnospiraceae bacterium KGMB03038 genome and encodes:
- a CDS encoding TIGR04002 family protein, whose protein sequence is MKTDTKPTVLIAFTGLFAAMITIMTAWLFHIPYGANGGYIHFGDALIYLAAVLLPRPYALAAAALGGGLADLLTSPMWAPATIIIKMLIVLPFTSREGRILSRRNLAAPFVSAVISAAGYYLAEGILFGSFVAPLVSLAGSAVQSIGSAVIFLFLGASLDKVHLKSKAQRFLYQR
- a CDS encoding pyridoxamine kinase, coding for MSKKIAVINDLSGFGRCSLTAAISVISAMGVQPCPLPTAVLTAQTGYPDYYCDDYTDKMEIFRSYWEKMGQSFDGIYTGFVASERQIQQIFHFIDTFGSPDNFLLVDPVMGDNGKTYDLFTPPLLREMRRLALTADIITPNLTELCLLTDSDYKDLAGIQEIQALSERITELSRSLCSHGPRHVIVTGIQFVDSQNAEQMGNLYVTETDSQLLAFPHIGGSYSGTGDLFASCLAAGAARGNDLCSVIRMAGTFLEMALADTVKEKIPRNDGINYEKYLSLLIPEENQFKTLKKEADSYEN